From Paenarthrobacter sp. A20:
CTGCTTCAGGGTGCCGAACTGATCCTGCAGCGCCACGCGCGCCGGAGTGAGATCAGCGAGGGCTTGGAGTTCGTCATGAGCCATGACGCCGAGCTGTTGACGCGGCTTGAGGACGCGTGACCGCGTACCTAGACATTGAGGATGCGCTGCAAGTAATCGACCGGTACGGGTTCCACATCCGTGATGTTGGCTTGCTCGCCTCGGCCCTGGCCCGGCCCGCGACAACAGTCATGGGCTCTGAGGCGTATCCTGAATTGGCGATGAAGGCGGCCGCGTTGCTTGAGTCTGTGGCCCGTTTCCATCCGCTCATTGACGGCAACAAGCGCACCGCCTGGACGCTCATGGTCCTGCTGTTGTGGATCAACGGCTACCGCCATGACTTCACGACT
This genomic window contains:
- a CDS encoding ribbon-helix-helix protein, CopG family, producing MAMNLRVPEDLDRRLEKLAAEEHTSKSALLLQGAELILQRHARRSEISEGLEFVMSHDAELLTRLEDA
- a CDS encoding type II toxin-antitoxin system death-on-curing family toxin encodes the protein MTAYLDIEDALQVIDRYGFHIRDVGLLASALARPATTVMGSEAYPELAMKAAALLESVARFHPLIDGNKRTAWTLMVLLLWINGYRHDFTTDEGFDLVVRVAAGNIELRDSAAVISKHLVER